One window from the genome of Rhodococcus sp. ABRD24 encodes:
- a CDS encoding HigA family addiction module antitoxin produces MCFVWTMNAQDEPLFDIITPGAILNEECIKPFGITQHHLAVAIVVPPRRINESVHGKRRISPDTALRLARYFSTSERFWMNLQDRYDIDVERERLAPQLDAITPLALSA; encoded by the coding sequence ATCTGTTTCGTCTGGACCATGAACGCCCAGGATGAACCACTTTTCGACATCATCACACCGGGCGCGATCCTCAACGAGGAGTGCATCAAGCCCTTCGGGATCACCCAGCACCACCTGGCTGTCGCGATCGTAGTGCCGCCGCGCCGCATCAACGAGAGTGTGCACGGAAAGCGCCGCATCTCTCCGGATACCGCCCTGCGATTGGCCCGGTATTTCTCGACCAGCGAGCGGTTTTGGATGAACCTGCAGGACCGCTACGACATCGATGTCGAGCGCGAGCGCCTCGCGCCTCAGCTGGACGCCATCACCCCACTGGCGCTGAGCGCGTAA
- a CDS encoding DUF3024 domain-containing protein, whose protein sequence is MKFHRYDPLAPSPYVQDLLDHIDRSGGPIFWG, encoded by the coding sequence CTGAAGTTCCACCGGTACGACCCACTCGCGCCCAGCCCCTACGTTCAGGATCTGCTCGACCACATCGACCGCAGCGGCGGCCCGATCTTCTGGGGCTGA
- a CDS encoding LuxR C-terminal-related transcriptional regulator yields MPSVTVIRGPRGSGKSAVVEAWRESGRLPADQVVIIAPPHNRGQRQGYWAAAEESLARSTSPTVIVLDLPERLDDTALEERVVDLLDQPGRRISVIILTRLSFAFPTLSRPPGGYQVITPNQLQFTAEETGLWLRTFGHRLSTRDIDTVCELTGGHAALTAVAASVARLFAEDLSIGPKLFASTLTRAIDDYVRDASARDPELADFDLARLSIAHELDNSSAPIVGGDLDLPQLEWCGIATRGLGPGGDSYRIPDGVRDSLLRMACQDTPEVVRSTSATLCTVQLTRRQPLRALDYARLSEDWTRVAEIIESHWLTLMAVPQQSTRDALLALPPQIVDRNPLLGAWRSLSVQAARTRPTTAEHEFHESGPAQPGSLERELAPETLRSMQFRMSGRFRDAAALSARLSTLADREAAEHPPARDGLPFLHLQWGINHLLHGNFDECADAFLKAVSGTLAEGFDFVRRDASGKLALLYAVHGDPTRAGEWVSTSEQFDLPPDGMSSITALGQLTARALTALDRMDLDSAREALDAIGTVSDQEELWSFASYARSQYALMTGNAESGLSELWHEKSVYRRWLTSDALATQLLAAAEADLLCALGRGSEARTIASTPGTFAGLTTVRARIELLTGNPQGALGECTQLPSNQNRGLRAPIEIALIAAAAYTELGDTAAAEKNVRHARTLSSRTGVVRPFAMMSSRSAASSAHLREAPTDLPPATRPVFPDAIDHVDLTTREVAVLRELETGAKNIEIATRLFVSVNTVKSQSQSLYRKLGARSRVEAVTTARHLGLL; encoded by the coding sequence ATGCCGTCAGTGACCGTGATCCGGGGACCACGAGGGTCGGGGAAGAGCGCCGTTGTTGAGGCATGGCGGGAGTCGGGCCGCCTTCCCGCAGATCAGGTCGTCATCATCGCTCCCCCACACAACCGCGGACAACGACAGGGCTATTGGGCAGCGGCCGAAGAGTCCCTCGCCAGGTCGACATCGCCCACTGTCATCGTGCTGGACCTCCCTGAACGCCTCGACGACACCGCTCTTGAAGAGCGGGTGGTCGACTTGCTCGATCAACCTGGGCGGCGCATCTCCGTGATCATCCTGACGCGCCTGAGTTTCGCTTTCCCGACACTGTCGAGGCCACCAGGCGGCTACCAGGTCATCACGCCGAACCAACTTCAGTTCACCGCAGAGGAGACCGGTCTCTGGCTGCGAACGTTCGGCCACCGGCTGTCGACACGGGACATCGACACCGTCTGCGAACTGACGGGCGGCCACGCGGCGCTGACCGCGGTGGCGGCATCGGTAGCCCGCCTGTTCGCCGAGGACCTGTCGATCGGCCCGAAACTGTTCGCGTCTACGCTCACGCGAGCCATCGACGATTATGTGCGCGACGCTTCCGCGCGAGATCCAGAACTCGCCGACTTCGACCTCGCGCGACTATCCATCGCCCATGAGCTCGACAACTCATCGGCCCCGATTGTCGGAGGAGACCTGGACCTGCCCCAGCTTGAATGGTGTGGCATCGCCACGCGGGGACTCGGCCCTGGAGGGGACAGCTATCGAATACCCGACGGCGTTCGTGATTCCCTGCTGCGCATGGCATGCCAGGATACGCCGGAGGTCGTACGCAGCACATCGGCAACACTCTGCACCGTGCAGCTCACGCGTCGACAGCCACTTCGCGCACTCGACTACGCACGCTTGTCGGAGGACTGGACCAGGGTCGCCGAGATCATCGAATCGCACTGGCTGACGTTGATGGCTGTGCCGCAGCAATCGACGCGCGATGCCCTCCTTGCGCTGCCTCCCCAGATTGTGGACCGAAACCCCCTCCTCGGAGCGTGGCGCAGTCTCTCTGTACAGGCCGCACGCACTCGACCCACCACGGCCGAACACGAATTCCACGAGAGCGGGCCAGCCCAGCCGGGGAGCCTCGAACGCGAACTGGCGCCTGAGACACTGCGATCGATGCAGTTCCGGATGAGTGGACGGTTCAGGGACGCCGCGGCGCTCAGCGCCCGCCTGTCGACACTCGCCGATCGCGAAGCCGCTGAGCATCCACCCGCCCGGGACGGGCTACCGTTCTTACACCTTCAATGGGGGATCAACCACCTCCTGCACGGCAACTTCGACGAGTGTGCGGACGCGTTCTTGAAAGCGGTATCCGGCACGCTAGCAGAAGGATTCGACTTCGTCCGGCGCGACGCCTCCGGAAAACTCGCACTGCTCTACGCCGTCCACGGCGACCCGACCCGTGCGGGCGAATGGGTATCAACCAGCGAGCAGTTCGACCTACCCCCGGATGGAATGTCGTCGATCACCGCGCTCGGGCAGTTGACGGCTCGCGCGCTGACGGCTCTCGATCGCATGGACCTCGACTCTGCACGTGAAGCGCTCGACGCAATCGGGACGGTCTCGGACCAGGAAGAGTTGTGGAGCTTCGCGAGCTACGCGCGCTCACAGTATGCGCTGATGACGGGGAACGCGGAATCCGGATTGTCCGAGCTATGGCACGAGAAGTCCGTCTATCGTCGCTGGCTCACATCCGATGCTCTGGCCACGCAACTCCTGGCGGCGGCCGAAGCCGACCTGCTGTGCGCACTCGGACGCGGAAGCGAGGCTCGTACCATCGCTTCGACGCCAGGCACTTTCGCGGGACTGACAACCGTCCGCGCACGCATCGAACTGCTCACCGGCAATCCCCAAGGCGCGCTGGGTGAATGCACTCAACTGCCCTCCAACCAGAATCGGGGCCTGCGCGCACCCATCGAGATCGCCTTGATCGCCGCCGCCGCGTACACCGAACTCGGCGATACCGCCGCTGCGGAGAAAAACGTACGTCATGCACGGACCCTCTCCTCGCGCACTGGCGTTGTGCGCCCCTTCGCCATGATGTCCTCCCGCTCGGCGGCCTCGTCGGCACACCTCCGAGAAGCGCCTACAGATCTGCCGCCCGCGACCCGCCCGGTGTTCCCCGACGCCATTGATCACGTCGACCTCACCACCCGCGAAGTAGCCGTGTTGCGCGAACTGGAAACGGGGGCAAAGAATATAGAGATCGCCACCCGACTCTTCGTCTCGGTGAACACAGTCAAGTCCCAGAGCCAGAGCTTGTACCGCAAGCTCGGAGCACGCTCACGCGTCGAGGCAGTTACCACAGCCCGGCACCTGGGTTTGCTGTGA
- a CDS encoding LysR substrate-binding domain-containing protein, with translation MTLDLRKLNHLIAVAAEGSFTRAAARVHMSQQALSSSIRALEREVGVPLLRRDATGVTALPAGEALIEDARILQGVTRAALERARRIGRGEVEILRIGHTPAVTSEEIVALLQTVNARYPGFAVEAHQRFPHQLAADLASGLLDIGLCRGMAPARGLSRATVARHRLRLAVAASHRLAAQSSVEMTEIADETVIVWGEPGRSGYTDLLLEHCRQAGFQPSYLRNPIQGTPPITAVVGTDQVAFVTSPPGSVLNGSVKVLELQPPIHAPVHALWPTNVTHTMRALFLDILSETV, from the coding sequence ATGACCCTCGACCTCCGCAAGCTCAATCACCTCATCGCGGTCGCTGCAGAAGGCAGCTTCACGCGTGCCGCGGCGCGAGTGCACATGTCGCAACAGGCGCTGAGCAGTTCGATCCGCGCACTGGAGCGCGAGGTAGGGGTCCCGCTGCTCCGTCGTGACGCGACGGGGGTGACAGCACTACCCGCTGGAGAAGCCCTCATCGAGGACGCGCGCATACTCCAAGGGGTCACCCGCGCCGCGTTGGAACGAGCAAGGCGCATCGGCCGCGGGGAAGTCGAGATCTTACGTATCGGGCATACACCCGCCGTCACCAGCGAGGAAATCGTCGCGTTGCTGCAAACGGTCAATGCCCGGTACCCCGGGTTCGCGGTCGAAGCGCATCAACGATTCCCGCACCAACTCGCTGCCGACCTCGCATCCGGACTGCTCGACATCGGGCTGTGCCGTGGGATGGCTCCCGCCCGTGGCCTGTCGCGTGCCACCGTCGCGCGCCATCGGCTTCGTCTCGCGGTCGCGGCGTCACACCGACTCGCTGCGCAATCCTCGGTCGAGATGACCGAGATCGCTGACGAAACAGTGATCGTCTGGGGAGAACCGGGTCGGTCCGGCTACACGGACCTCCTTCTCGAACACTGTCGGCAAGCCGGCTTTCAGCCTTCTTACCTCCGCAACCCGATCCAGGGCACGCCGCCCATCACGGCGGTTGTCGGCACCGATCAGGTTGCTTTCGTTACCTCTCCACCCGGCTCTGTGCTGAATGGCTCCGTCAAAGTTCTTGAACTACAGCCACCGATCCACGCGCCCGTGCATGCCCTATGGCCAACGAACGTCACCCACACGATGCGTGCGCTGTTTCTCGACATCCTGAGTGAGACTGTCTGA
- a CDS encoding GntR family transcriptional regulator — protein MTTGASPTSDRLRQVLLAPIDAGGRTQVIFQRLQTAIALDVFKDGEQLPPEIDLAAQLGVSPVTLREALSLLRETGLVETKRGRSGGTFVRRKAYKPSVHGRQQLLQMSPVELRDLSDWKTSLAEAATFLAAERSTDDEVDDLDRRAEQLAAATTSASARRAEGRMFIAIATASQSVRLTRAAVAVLTEHGPLLSVAFESDTLRKEVATAYSEVCSAIRDGDRETATTAVRDGSTKVAVALAEIAAELRRPARR, from the coding sequence TTGACAACAGGAGCATCGCCGACCTCGGACCGTTTGCGACAGGTCCTTCTGGCCCCGATAGACGCGGGCGGGCGTACCCAGGTGATTTTCCAACGCCTTCAAACTGCGATCGCCCTGGATGTATTCAAAGACGGTGAACAACTACCACCTGAGATAGACCTTGCAGCGCAGCTCGGGGTCTCTCCCGTGACCTTACGGGAAGCACTCAGCCTGTTGAGGGAGACAGGGCTGGTGGAGACCAAACGTGGCCGCTCGGGTGGAACCTTCGTCAGGCGAAAGGCATACAAGCCGTCCGTACACGGAAGACAGCAGCTTCTCCAGATGTCACCGGTCGAATTACGGGACCTGTCGGATTGGAAGACCAGCCTGGCCGAGGCTGCCACTTTCCTGGCGGCTGAGCGCTCGACCGACGATGAGGTCGATGATCTCGATCGCCGAGCCGAACAACTAGCCGCCGCCACCACTTCGGCTTCAGCGCGTCGAGCTGAGGGACGGATGTTCATCGCCATTGCGACTGCCTCACAGTCGGTACGCCTGACTCGCGCAGCAGTGGCAGTTCTCACCGAGCATGGACCACTTTTGTCGGTGGCGTTCGAATCCGACACTCTACGCAAAGAAGTCGCGACCGCCTATAGTGAAGTCTGCTCGGCTATACGTGACGGTGACCGCGAAACCGCCACCACTGCGGTGCGGGACGGTTCCACCAAAGTGGCTGTAGCACTTGCCGAGATTGCAGCAGAGCTACGTCGCCCAGCTCGTCGGTGA
- a CDS encoding cache domain-containing protein, with protein MELAIGVGFAVDYTIDGRSPAMVWWRRKDGSVIARTHGSDPDTDSFYDYASLRWFAAAKQSKQTTVSGPFIDSWGTDDYTVTVSYPVLTDDDCAGVLAADVDLPQIVEAWTEAVGESEREMALVNENDRVVASTVPTLSTGLLIRPRNVSDSIFEVEQRCAVSKFGWSIVVLQRR; from the coding sequence ATGGAACTGGCGATAGGCGTCGGTTTCGCAGTGGACTACACCATCGACGGCAGATCACCCGCGATGGTGTGGTGGCGACGCAAGGATGGTTCTGTGATTGCGCGTACTCACGGCAGCGACCCCGACACCGACAGCTTCTATGACTACGCATCGCTGCGCTGGTTCGCGGCGGCGAAGCAGTCGAAACAAACGACCGTTTCCGGTCCCTTCATCGACAGTTGGGGTACCGATGACTACACGGTCACAGTCTCGTATCCGGTCCTGACCGATGACGATTGTGCGGGTGTGCTGGCCGCTGATGTCGACCTCCCCCAGATAGTGGAGGCCTGGACCGAAGCGGTCGGGGAGTCCGAGAGAGAAATGGCCTTGGTCAACGAGAACGATCGGGTGGTGGCCTCTACTGTGCCCACCCTGAGCACCGGCTTGTTGATACGGCCGAGGAACGTCAGCGACAGCATATTCGAAGTCGAACAACGTTGTGCAGTATCGAAATTCGGATGGTCCATCGTTGTATTGCAGCGCCGGTAG
- a CDS encoding Glu/Leu/Phe/Val dehydrogenase: protein MTTLQTHILPVSADPLADAHTQLRSAIDELGYDDSIFEMLALPRREVAVSVPLRRDDGSIEILRGFRVQHNLSRGPGKGGLRYSPDVTLDEVRALAMWMTWKCALLDVPYGGAKGGVRIDPRNYSTPELERVTRRYTSELSHVLGPDTDIPAPDIGTDEKTMAWMMDTYSVSQGRTTLGVVTGKPIALGGSVGRADATSRGVVHIALCALETLQITTDHATAAVQGFGKVGRGAARFLWDAGVKVVAVSDLYGAIFCGGGLHIEALEEHVERTGTVVGFSGTDAIECKDDLLLLAVDLLVPAAVEGVINGMNAGQVKAKLIVEGANGPTTTEADSILADNGTIVVPDILANAGGVIVSYFEWVQANQSYWWTLQEVDDRLKARMYAAWNRVHMHARTRGLTLRTAATSLAVHTVAEAHKLRGLYP, encoded by the coding sequence GTGACCACGCTTCAAACTCACATTCTGCCCGTGTCCGCCGACCCGCTCGCCGACGCGCACACACAACTGAGATCTGCAATCGACGAACTTGGCTACGACGACAGCATCTTCGAGATGCTCGCCCTGCCACGTAGGGAGGTCGCGGTCAGCGTTCCGCTCCGACGCGACGACGGCTCGATCGAAATACTCCGTGGCTTTCGAGTTCAACACAACCTCTCGCGCGGACCCGGCAAGGGAGGCCTTCGGTACAGCCCCGATGTCACTCTCGACGAGGTCCGCGCCCTGGCGATGTGGATGACCTGGAAGTGCGCCCTACTGGATGTCCCCTACGGCGGGGCCAAAGGCGGGGTCAGAATAGATCCCCGCAACTACTCCACACCCGAACTCGAGCGAGTTACTCGCCGATACACCAGCGAGTTGTCGCATGTCCTGGGACCCGATACGGACATACCCGCGCCCGATATCGGCACAGACGAAAAGACCATGGCGTGGATGATGGACACCTATTCGGTGAGCCAAGGCCGGACCACTCTCGGTGTCGTCACCGGTAAGCCCATTGCTCTGGGGGGCTCGGTAGGGCGGGCGGATGCCACCTCCCGCGGTGTCGTTCATATCGCTCTGTGCGCGCTCGAAACGCTGCAGATCACAACGGATCACGCCACGGCGGCAGTTCAGGGCTTCGGCAAGGTCGGGAGGGGTGCGGCTCGCTTCCTGTGGGATGCAGGGGTCAAAGTCGTTGCGGTGAGCGATCTGTACGGTGCGATCTTCTGCGGAGGCGGGCTGCATATCGAGGCACTCGAAGAGCACGTCGAACGGACCGGCACCGTAGTCGGTTTCAGCGGAACGGACGCCATCGAGTGCAAGGACGATCTGCTGCTCCTCGCGGTCGATCTTCTCGTGCCGGCCGCGGTCGAGGGCGTCATCAACGGGATGAACGCAGGGCAGGTCAAGGCCAAGTTGATCGTCGAAGGCGCCAACGGCCCCACAACCACCGAAGCCGACAGCATTCTCGCAGACAACGGCACGATCGTCGTGCCCGACATTCTGGCCAATGCAGGAGGCGTGATCGTCTCCTACTTCGAATGGGTACAAGCCAATCAGTCGTATTGGTGGACCCTGCAAGAAGTCGATGATCGTCTCAAGGCGCGTATGTACGCCGCCTGGAATCGCGTTCACATGCATGCCCGAACACGCGGTCTGACGCTGCGTACGGCAGCGACGTCCCTGGCGGTACACACGGTTGCCGAGGCCCACAAGCTGCGCGGTCTCTACCCGTAG
- a CDS encoding aminotransferase class III-fold pyridoxal phosphate-dependent enzyme — MTTVDPLYTRAVEVLPGGNTRSTVFVAPHPPYAVRGSGAVVVDSTGHEVIDCNNNYTALIHGHAHPEILEAAATAASSGTAFGLPTHYEVDMAELLRHRTGVPQWRFCNSGTEAVMMLVRAARAHTGRDLIIRFSGSYHGTYDGVVSQGASGVPAAVADSFIVLPPNDVTAFETAMREHGDRVAAVLIDLMPNRAGLVPSTQEFVDTLRTLSTAHGALLAVDEIITFRLGFGGLHQRYGITPDLVSLGKIIGGGYPIGAIGGSPDVLSSFSPLANGTVAWGGTFSANPVTMAAGATALRLFDTERIEDLNSAGDQLRIELSAAGLTVNGSGSLLRLVVEDTTALWWELYRHGVLVGTNGLLSLSTAMNDEQIESIRHAVLRAHSALDTRV, encoded by the coding sequence ATGACCACTGTCGATCCGCTCTACACGAGAGCCGTGGAAGTTCTCCCCGGAGGCAATACCCGCTCAACCGTTTTCGTTGCACCACATCCTCCGTACGCTGTCCGCGGATCGGGAGCCGTGGTGGTCGACTCGACCGGTCACGAGGTCATCGACTGCAACAACAACTACACCGCCCTCATCCACGGCCACGCTCACCCTGAAATTCTCGAAGCCGCTGCCACCGCGGCATCGAGCGGAACTGCATTCGGACTGCCGACGCACTACGAAGTCGACATGGCCGAACTGCTGCGGCACCGTACTGGCGTCCCCCAGTGGCGCTTCTGTAACTCTGGCACCGAAGCGGTCATGATGCTGGTGCGTGCAGCACGTGCACACACCGGCCGCGACCTCATCATCAGGTTTTCCGGTAGCTATCACGGTACGTACGACGGTGTGGTCAGCCAAGGCGCGTCCGGGGTTCCCGCCGCTGTCGCCGACTCGTTCATCGTTCTCCCGCCCAACGACGTCACAGCATTCGAAACCGCGATGCGCGAGCACGGCGATCGCGTCGCTGCCGTTCTGATCGACTTGATGCCCAACCGGGCAGGCTTGGTACCTTCCACGCAGGAATTCGTCGACACGCTCCGCACCTTGTCGACAGCACATGGCGCCCTGCTGGCAGTCGATGAGATCATCACTTTCCGACTCGGGTTCGGTGGTCTGCACCAAAGGTACGGAATCACACCAGATTTGGTATCGCTCGGCAAGATCATCGGCGGCGGCTACCCCATCGGTGCGATCGGGGGAAGTCCCGACGTTCTATCGAGCTTCAGCCCCTTGGCCAACGGCACTGTTGCATGGGGAGGAACGTTCAGTGCCAATCCCGTCACCATGGCAGCAGGAGCGACAGCTCTGCGTCTGTTCGACACCGAGCGCATCGAAGACCTCAACTCCGCAGGTGATCAACTTCGAATTGAGTTGTCTGCTGCCGGACTCACCGTGAACGGCAGCGGATCCTTGCTCCGCCTCGTCGTCGAAGACACCACCGCACTGTGGTGGGAGCTCTACCGACATGGAGTGCTGGTCGGCACGAACGGACTGCTGTCCCTGTCCACTGCCATGAACGACGAACAGATCGAATCGATCCGCCACGCGGTATTGAGAGCGCACTCGGCCCTCGATACCCGCGTGTGA
- a CDS encoding amino acid permease, with product MIDHATTPPEAAANRKLGTGLKQRHVTMISLGGIIGAGLFVGSSAAISTIGPATPVTYALAGLLVLLVMRMIGELAVSHPGVGSFTDFVRIGLGDLGGFVSGWLYAYFWLIVVAIEAIAGAAILQRWIPGPMWVIALALTVIMVGINCFSVKSYGEAEFWFASIKVAAIIAFIALGASYMFGWGRHDLSIGTNLMGDGGFAPFGIAAIVAGIPTVIFAICGAEIATIAAAESDEPAKSVAAMTKSVIVRVMLFYVLSMSVIVCIVPWRSIVPGESPFVAAMDVMNIPGAADILTIVVAVAVLSCMNSGIFVCSRVVFRLAEKHDAPHAMCVTTSKGVPRRAIIASGLVAYAAVGLSVVSPNGVFLFLVNASGAVMLLVYGLVAAAQLRLRLGYTKEEQDALPLKMWLFPGLTIFTIVAILAILVAMGLDAALRPQLVATLVATAALFVVYLARRTTDHRQSKSDSTTHPEEEEVR from the coding sequence ATGATCGACCACGCCACGACACCACCCGAAGCTGCGGCCAACCGTAAACTCGGCACCGGCCTGAAACAACGCCACGTCACGATGATCTCGCTCGGTGGAATCATCGGGGCAGGATTGTTCGTCGGCAGTAGTGCCGCAATCAGCACTATCGGTCCCGCCACGCCGGTGACCTACGCACTGGCAGGACTGCTGGTACTTCTGGTGATGCGCATGATCGGCGAACTCGCGGTGAGCCATCCCGGCGTCGGATCGTTCACCGACTTCGTTCGCATCGGCCTCGGCGACCTCGGCGGATTCGTCTCCGGGTGGCTCTACGCCTACTTCTGGCTCATCGTCGTCGCCATCGAAGCCATTGCCGGCGCCGCGATTCTCCAGCGCTGGATCCCCGGTCCCATGTGGGTGATCGCTCTGGCCCTGACGGTCATCATGGTCGGAATCAACTGCTTCAGCGTCAAGTCCTACGGGGAGGCCGAATTCTGGTTCGCCTCCATCAAAGTCGCCGCAATCATCGCTTTCATAGCACTCGGAGCCTCGTACATGTTCGGATGGGGACGCCACGACCTCTCCATCGGAACCAACCTCATGGGTGATGGCGGATTCGCACCTTTCGGTATCGCTGCCATCGTCGCAGGCATCCCCACCGTCATTTTCGCGATCTGCGGTGCAGAGATCGCCACCATTGCCGCTGCCGAGTCCGACGAACCCGCCAAAAGTGTTGCAGCGATGACCAAATCGGTGATCGTGCGTGTGATGCTGTTCTACGTCCTGTCGATGTCTGTCATCGTCTGCATCGTTCCATGGCGCTCCATCGTCCCGGGTGAATCCCCGTTCGTTGCCGCGATGGACGTCATGAACATCCCCGGCGCCGCCGACATACTGACGATCGTGGTTGCCGTGGCCGTTCTCAGCTGCATGAACTCTGGAATCTTCGTGTGTTCGCGTGTTGTGTTCCGCCTCGCCGAGAAGCATGACGCACCACATGCAATGTGCGTGACAACGTCCAAGGGTGTACCACGACGCGCGATCATCGCCAGTGGCCTCGTCGCCTACGCCGCAGTCGGACTGTCCGTCGTTTCCCCTAACGGAGTCTTCCTCTTCCTGGTCAACGCCTCCGGCGCGGTGATGCTGTTGGTCTACGGGCTGGTTGCCGCGGCCCAACTCAGACTGCGCCTCGGCTACACCAAGGAAGAGCAAGACGCTCTTCCCCTGAAAATGTGGCTGTTTCCCGGTCTGACGATCTTCACGATCGTGGCCATTCTCGCCATCCTCGTAGCGATGGGGCTCGACGCGGCACTACGTCCACAGCTGGTCGCCACCTTGGTCGCAACTGCGGCTCTGTTCGTCGTGTACCTCGCCCGACGCACTACGGATCACCGGCAGAGCAAGTCCGACAGCACTACCCATCCCGAGGAAGAAGAAGTTCGATGA
- a CDS encoding aldehyde dehydrogenase family protein — protein sequence MSVTLNYGSTSLGADLDSLFDNALLQARSEIPEPLAHIVDGQAHAVGEVFERRDPAGPDRVVARAHTASQELVAAAVQAARAAAKSWRADYVSRGERLRAAKPLFAEHAVRIAATISAETGKSRIEALAEAQESIDLIEHYCAQMETNNGFVTPLQSKPTESNTDVLRPYGVFGVLAPFNFPVALAVNMATAALVTGNTVVIKPSDKTPRSTALAVELLATALPAGVLNLVHGGGEVGRILSESDIDGLAFTGSAQVGWELVRTLGRGSFAKPVLAEMGGQNPAIVMASADLDDAVEGIVRSAFGFSGQKCSATRRVIADASIHDTLVSKLTTRMEQLVVADPSVSDMFIGPVADEHIAAQVDAALDQAAAEGTIVTGGRRTDLPGYFVAPTLIAHLPRGHRLTRNELFAPVITVTAVEGIDDAINEANAVDYGLSAGIFTASAVESEQFLDEIEAGVVYVNRREGATTGAWPGVQSFCGWKASGSSGKGGLGPWYLQGFVREQSRTLAISSSNQETTR from the coding sequence ATGTCAGTCACTCTCAATTACGGAAGCACCTCTCTCGGGGCAGATCTCGACTCGCTGTTCGACAACGCTCTTCTCCAGGCGCGATCCGAGATCCCGGAACCGCTCGCGCACATCGTGGACGGACAAGCACACGCTGTCGGTGAGGTTTTCGAACGACGTGACCCGGCCGGCCCCGATCGTGTTGTGGCCCGCGCACACACGGCATCCCAGGAACTCGTCGCCGCCGCGGTTCAGGCCGCTCGCGCAGCGGCGAAGAGCTGGCGCGCCGACTACGTGAGCAGGGGCGAACGGCTTCGTGCGGCCAAACCGTTGTTTGCTGAACATGCGGTACGCATCGCGGCAACCATTTCCGCGGAAACCGGCAAGAGTCGTATCGAGGCTCTGGCCGAAGCACAGGAATCGATCGATCTCATCGAGCACTATTGCGCGCAGATGGAGACGAACAACGGTTTCGTCACTCCGCTGCAATCGAAGCCGACGGAGTCCAATACCGATGTGCTGCGCCCCTACGGCGTCTTCGGCGTCCTGGCACCCTTCAATTTCCCGGTGGCGCTTGCCGTCAACATGGCCACCGCAGCCTTGGTGACCGGCAACACGGTGGTGATCAAGCCGTCAGACAAGACCCCGCGTTCTACGGCGCTGGCTGTCGAGCTACTCGCCACCGCTCTCCCCGCTGGTGTGCTGAACCTTGTTCACGGCGGGGGAGAGGTCGGTCGGATTCTGTCCGAATCCGACATCGATGGCTTGGCTTTCACCGGATCTGCGCAGGTCGGGTGGGAACTCGTACGGACTCTCGGCCGAGGTAGCTTCGCCAAACCCGTACTCGCCGAAATGGGCGGACAGAACCCAGCAATCGTCATGGCCAGCGCTGATCTCGACGATGCCGTAGAAGGTATCGTCAGGTCTGCTTTCGGATTCTCCGGCCAGAAGTGCAGCGCCACGCGCCGCGTCATCGCCGACGCCTCAATTCACGATACTCTGGTCAGCAAGCTGACTACCCGCATGGAGCAGCTTGTCGTCGCAGATCCATCCGTCTCGGACATGTTCATCGGCCCCGTGGCAGATGAACACATTGCCGCCCAAGTGGATGCTGCTCTGGATCAGGCCGCAGCCGAGGGAACGATCGTCACCGGCGGTCGGCGAACGGATCTTCCCGGCTACTTCGTGGCACCGACTCTCATTGCACACTTGCCGCGCGGCCATCGCCTCACCAGGAACGAGTTGTTTGCACCGGTCATCACCGTCACGGCCGTCGAAGGCATCGACGACGCGATCAACGAAGCCAACGCCGTCGACTACGGCCTCTCCGCCGGAATCTTCACAGCATCTGCCGTCGAATCCGAGCAGTTCCTCGACGAGATCGAAGCCGGTGTCGTCTATGTCAACCGCCGCGAAGGCGCCACCACCGGCGCATGGCCGGGAGTTCAGTCCTTCTGCGGCTGGAAGGCCAGCGGCTCGAGCGGCAAGGGCGGACTCGGTCCTTGGTACCTGCAGGGCTTTGTCCGCGAGCAGAGCCGCACCCTCGCAATCTCATCGTCGAATCAGGAGACGACCCGATGA